In a genomic window of Prosthecobacter fusiformis:
- a CDS encoding glycine--tRNA ligase translates to MSTDVKNNTALMEKIVSLCKRRGFIFQSSEIYGGCGGVWDYGPLGAELKRNLRTAWWNAMTREREDVLGLDASILMNPAIWKASGHVDTFADLMRECSLTNKRVRADHVDPQEGVIMNYTGAEAPTGWKLDRVISVLMKKGEHIESFRKRVRTLIASNAGEAAGKVEEISLLGEAKGDAIEGSVDFHPETGGALGPARPFNLMLKTYLGPTATEDDVTYLRPETAQAIFAQFKNVFDSSRMKVPFGVCQIGKAFRNEVTPKNFTFRSREFEQMELEFFIKPDEAVEIISGEVAAWSEGADLSEPQPNWGWDMWHRYWVAQRTKFYEGIGLGDVLEYYWQTPDDLAHYARACVDILCDFPFGTEELEGIAARGAFDLTAHQTASGKTQEVFDEDLKNAAVKLTDEQKEALIQKRLAAEKSKVKGEPMPEADVRAWFERLFKGSYVPHVIEPSAGLDRMALAIIANAFNETEKTDEKGKKEVITVLRLHPRVAPVKVGVFPLLKNKPELVAKAREVYGLLKKHMNVFYDETASIGRRYARQDEVGTPFGVTIDFDTLGEKGPELQDTVTLRHRDGGEQERVKICDLLPKLLAAVS, encoded by the coding sequence ATGTCCACCGACGTCAAAAACAACACCGCCCTCATGGAGAAAATCGTGTCTCTTTGCAAGCGCCGCGGCTTCATCTTTCAAAGCAGTGAGATCTATGGCGGCTGTGGCGGTGTGTGGGACTACGGCCCGCTGGGTGCGGAGCTGAAGCGGAACCTGCGCACGGCCTGGTGGAATGCGATGACGCGTGAGCGTGAGGATGTGCTGGGCCTGGATGCAAGTATCCTGATGAACCCGGCGATCTGGAAGGCCAGCGGTCACGTGGACACTTTTGCCGACCTGATGCGTGAGTGCTCGCTGACGAACAAGCGTGTGCGTGCGGACCATGTGGACCCGCAGGAAGGGGTGATCATGAACTACACGGGAGCTGAGGCTCCGACTGGCTGGAAGCTGGACCGTGTGATCTCCGTCCTGATGAAGAAGGGCGAGCACATCGAAAGCTTCCGCAAGCGAGTACGCACTCTGATTGCCTCCAACGCAGGCGAAGCTGCGGGCAAGGTGGAAGAGATCTCTTTGTTAGGCGAGGCCAAGGGCGACGCCATCGAAGGCAGCGTGGACTTTCATCCAGAAACGGGTGGTGCGCTGGGACCTGCGCGTCCGTTTAACCTGATGCTGAAGACCTATCTGGGACCAACGGCGACGGAGGACGATGTGACGTATCTGCGCCCGGAAACCGCCCAGGCTATCTTTGCGCAGTTCAAAAACGTCTTCGATTCCAGCCGCATGAAGGTGCCCTTCGGCGTCTGCCAGATCGGCAAGGCTTTCCGCAATGAAGTAACGCCAAAAAACTTCACCTTCCGCAGCCGTGAGTTTGAGCAGATGGAACTGGAGTTTTTCATCAAGCCGGATGAGGCGGTGGAGATCATCAGCGGTGAGGTCGCGGCCTGGAGTGAAGGTGCTGACCTGAGCGAGCCGCAGCCGAACTGGGGCTGGGACATGTGGCACCGTTACTGGGTGGCGCAGCGCACGAAGTTTTATGAAGGCATCGGCCTGGGTGATGTGCTGGAGTATTACTGGCAGACGCCGGATGATCTGGCGCACTATGCCCGCGCTTGTGTGGACATCCTTTGTGATTTCCCCTTCGGCACGGAAGAGCTGGAAGGCATCGCCGCGCGTGGTGCTTTCGATTTGACTGCCCATCAGACCGCCAGCGGCAAGACGCAGGAAGTCTTCGATGAAGACCTCAAAAACGCTGCGGTCAAGCTGACCGATGAGCAGAAGGAAGCGCTGATCCAGAAACGCCTGGCTGCTGAGAAGTCCAAGGTGAAGGGCGAGCCGATGCCGGAAGCGGATGTGCGCGCCTGGTTTGAGCGCCTCTTCAAAGGCAGCTATGTGCCGCATGTCATCGAGCCATCCGCCGGTCTGGACCGCATGGCGCTGGCGATCATTGCGAATGCGTTCAATGAAACGGAGAAGACCGATGAGAAGGGCAAAAAGGAAGTCATCACCGTGCTGCGTCTGCATCCACGGGTGGCCCCGGTGAAGGTGGGGGTATTCCCCCTGCTGAAGAACAAGCCTGAACTGGTGGCCAAGGCACGCGAGGTGTATGGCCTGCTGAAGAAGCACATGAATGTCTTTTATGATGAGACGGCTTCGATTGGCCGCCGGTATGCGCGTCAGGATGAAGTGGGGACTCCGTTTGGTGTCACCATTGACTTTGATACTCTGGGTGAAAAAGGCCCAGAGCTCCAGGATACTGTGACGCTGCGGCACCGCGATGGTGGTGAGCAGGAGCGGGTGAAGATCTGTGATCTGCTGCCGAAGCTGCTGGCTGCGGTGAGCTGA
- a CDS encoding VOC family protein, with amino-acid sequence MKTHGSATTFQVSNVATALAYYTGVLGFTERFRFGDYAGVQHGEVQIHLSGPAATNKKQIGQGSIYIFCDDCDAYHAEITAKGAHIQAPPRDYDYGMRDFVTEDPDGNLIAFGQEVKAS; translated from the coding sequence ATGAAAACCCACGGCTCCGCCACCACCTTCCAAGTCTCCAACGTCGCCACTGCCCTCGCCTACTACACCGGCGTGCTCGGCTTCACCGAGCGTTTCCGTTTTGGCGATTACGCAGGCGTCCAGCATGGGGAGGTTCAGATCCATCTATCCGGTCCAGCAGCCACCAACAAAAAGCAAATCGGTCAGGGCAGCATCTACATCTTCTGTGATGACTGCGATGCCTACCATGCGGAAATCACCGCCAAAGGAGCCCACATCCAGGCACCCCCGCGCGACTATGATTATGGCATGCGCGACTTCGTCACCGAAGACCCCGATGGAAACCTCATCGCCTTCGGTCAGGAAGTGAAAGCGTCATAA
- a CDS encoding DUF1015 domain-containing protein, which produces MRFRSFQGLVPAPEHAANVAAVPYDVVNREEAYALAHDTPLSLLHVDRAEIDLPLDVDPYSPEVYVKARENFEKLQAEGALVRESAQILYLYRQTVGEHSQTGIVGVCHTEDYENDVIKKHEKTRQDKEDDRTRLVDTLSANTGPIFLTYQGVPAIDMIVNDFRLNNDPVHDFTAPDGVRHQVWRLPVGTSADIEKLFSHQVPAAYVADGHHRAASAFRVSKHRRATNPEHKGTEEYNWFLCVLFPGNELNILPYNRAVKDLNGHDEASFLAAVGKIFKVTPTEYKTPAKPGHASMYLGGKWYGLEWKSEADASPIDQLDVSILQDRLLSPLLGIEDPRTSKRIDFIGGIRGTEELEKLVDSGAHAVAFSMYPVTVDQLMAISDASQIMPPKSTWFEPKLRSGLFIHTF; this is translated from the coding sequence ATGCGTTTTCGTTCCTTCCAAGGTCTTGTGCCTGCCCCTGAACACGCAGCCAACGTGGCTGCGGTGCCTTATGACGTCGTCAACCGGGAGGAGGCTTATGCGCTGGCCCATGACACGCCATTGAGCTTGCTGCATGTGGACCGTGCGGAAATCGACCTGCCGCTGGATGTGGATCCGTATTCCCCTGAGGTGTATGTGAAGGCCCGCGAGAATTTCGAGAAGTTGCAGGCGGAAGGGGCGCTGGTGCGTGAGAGCGCCCAGATCCTTTACCTTTACCGCCAGACGGTGGGTGAGCACAGCCAGACGGGCATCGTCGGCGTCTGCCACACGGAGGACTACGAAAACGATGTCATCAAGAAGCACGAAAAGACACGTCAGGACAAGGAGGATGACCGCACCCGCCTGGTGGATACTTTGAGCGCCAATACGGGCCCCATTTTCCTGACGTATCAGGGCGTGCCTGCGATTGACATGATCGTCAATGATTTCCGTCTGAACAATGACCCGGTGCATGATTTCACGGCTCCAGATGGTGTGCGTCATCAGGTATGGCGGCTGCCAGTAGGCACCTCGGCGGACATTGAGAAGCTGTTTTCTCATCAGGTGCCTGCAGCCTATGTGGCGGATGGCCATCACCGTGCGGCCAGCGCCTTCCGCGTGAGCAAACACCGCCGGGCGACGAATCCTGAGCATAAGGGAACGGAAGAGTATAACTGGTTCCTGTGCGTGCTTTTCCCTGGCAATGAGCTGAACATCCTGCCTTACAACCGTGCGGTTAAAGACCTGAACGGCCATGATGAAGCCAGCTTTCTGGCGGCGGTGGGCAAGATCTTCAAAGTGACCCCGACGGAATACAAAACGCCAGCCAAGCCTGGCCATGCGAGCATGTATCTGGGCGGCAAGTGGTATGGCCTGGAATGGAAGAGCGAGGCTGATGCAAGCCCGATCGACCAACTGGATGTGAGCATTCTCCAGGACCGTCTGCTTAGCCCGTTGCTGGGCATTGAGGATCCACGCACGAGCAAACGAATCGACTTCATCGGTGGCATCCGCGGCACGGAAGAGCTGGAAAAACTGGTGGATAGCGGTGCACACGCCGTGGCTTTCAGCATGTATCCGGTGACGGTGGACCAGCTCATGGCCATTTCTGATGCGAGCCAGATCATGCCGCCGAAGAGCACTTGGTTTGAACCGAAGCTGCGCTCAGGTCTGTTCATCCATACCTTTTGA
- a CDS encoding glycosyltransferase codes for MAAPEAMRVVWINKGKWRSSGPIVNVGVHNAHSFASIGVQSDLFVSAGESTETERDLSDFYSLEAHADLKIHRMQRAKSWGMDESSPLYREARRHIMQLAKKGPVAVFTRESGFLMHLAWLSRLPNIRGFYELHDLYADLSYHQHAVPFTFHRRKWVEKLLLPFVSGLVCITRDQKKIYQGLFPGVPAVYSPLGTKPFPVTDPEVKRRARTVFYVGHMHGTKGVAFLSKSAIALAQSGIRTEFWGGGEKDARRITDTARQAGLQEWISAVSFQPPTKMHEALAERASLGVVMLADTFYNRHLTCPVKALDYLSHGVPALGTDIPSVRDVLADAGHYIREDSTDAFVAKAVALLDDPSAYARAVAESRARCAEITWQKRAEGLCDFAKQRFSVLR; via the coding sequence ATGGCAGCGCCTGAGGCCATGCGTGTGGTGTGGATCAACAAAGGCAAGTGGCGGTCCTCCGGCCCTATTGTCAATGTGGGGGTTCACAATGCCCACTCCTTTGCCTCCATCGGTGTACAATCAGACCTCTTTGTCAGTGCTGGAGAGAGCACGGAAACCGAACGCGACCTCAGTGACTTTTATTCTCTGGAGGCCCATGCGGATCTCAAGATCCATCGCATGCAGCGCGCGAAATCCTGGGGCATGGATGAAAGCTCGCCGCTTTACCGTGAGGCCCGTCGGCATATCATGCAGCTTGCCAAAAAAGGACCCGTGGCTGTGTTCACCCGCGAGTCCGGATTTCTGATGCATCTAGCCTGGCTCTCCCGGCTCCCGAATATCCGCGGCTTCTATGAGTTGCATGATCTCTACGCAGATCTGTCCTACCATCAGCATGCGGTGCCATTTACCTTTCACAGAAGGAAGTGGGTGGAGAAGCTGCTGCTGCCGTTTGTCAGCGGCCTCGTGTGCATCACCCGTGACCAGAAAAAGATCTATCAGGGCCTGTTTCCTGGCGTTCCTGCCGTTTACTCTCCCCTCGGCACCAAACCGTTTCCGGTAACGGATCCTGAGGTCAAACGTCGGGCACGTACCGTGTTTTACGTCGGTCATATGCATGGAACGAAAGGTGTCGCCTTTCTGAGCAAGTCCGCCATTGCTCTGGCCCAATCGGGCATCCGCACGGAATTCTGGGGCGGTGGTGAAAAGGATGCGCGGAGGATCACCGATACCGCCCGGCAAGCCGGTCTTCAGGAATGGATCTCCGCCGTTTCCTTTCAGCCGCCAACAAAGATGCATGAGGCGCTCGCCGAGCGAGCCAGCCTGGGGGTGGTGATGCTGGCGGACACTTTTTACAACCGTCATCTCACCTGCCCGGTCAAGGCGCTGGATTATCTCTCCCACGGCGTTCCCGCTCTGGGCACGGACATTCCGTCTGTACGTGATGTGCTTGCGGATGCGGGACATTACATCCGCGAAGACAGCACAGATGCGTTTGTGGCCAAGGCGGTAGCCCTGCTTGATGATCCCTCCGCCTATGCACGTGCTGTTGCAGAAAGCCGCGCCCGCTGCGCCGAGATAACCTGGCAGAAACGTGCGGAAGGCCTCTGCGATTTTGCCAAACAGCGGTTTAGCGTGCTGCGTTAA
- a CDS encoding redoxin domain-containing protein, with product MALSVGTAAPDFTVTTLGANGPELFTLSEHIGSTNILILFVPMAFTGVCTTELCELSKSINTYTSLNAKVIGISGDNPFAQKAWAEKEGITLQLLSDYDHKITTAYGIAYDSFLPAKNLIMGGVPKRSAFIIDKAGVIQYAEVLESPGDLPDFNAIQAKLKELV from the coding sequence ATGGCACTCTCTGTCGGCACTGCCGCTCCTGATTTCACCGTTACCACCCTTGGCGCCAATGGCCCCGAGCTTTTCACGCTGTCCGAGCACATCGGCTCCACGAACATCCTGATCCTTTTTGTGCCGATGGCCTTCACGGGCGTGTGCACGACGGAGCTTTGCGAGCTGTCCAAGAGCATCAATACTTACACCTCTCTGAATGCCAAGGTCATCGGCATCAGTGGTGACAATCCATTTGCTCAAAAAGCCTGGGCTGAAAAAGAAGGCATCACGCTGCAACTCCTGAGCGACTATGATCACAAGATCACCACCGCTTACGGCATTGCGTATGACAGCTTCCTGCCAGCCAAGAACCTGATCATGGGTGGCGTGCCGAAGCGCTCTGCCTTCATCATCGACAAAGCTGGCGTGATCCAGTATGCCGAAGTGCTGGAAAGCCCCGGCGACCTGCCTGACTTCAACGCCATCCAGGCGAAGTTGAAGGAACTGGTCTGA
- a CDS encoding DUF1552 domain-containing protein, translated as MMHTRRSFLRCATGATLALPFLESLQAATARPAQRLAVFYVPIGVVRRNFYPGEQALGLVDFNDKEGQKKYREKFAIRPPGFYPHTFTPTLQPLEKMASKISLITGLGRVWQDSSDPHEQCGSCFLSSLAPNEDKTRKMPQGRSLDHVVAEKIGTETPFRTLEFSCNTHHDNKESIHFDNISWYGPDYVAPSMRDPRLAYRRMFGTQGGDPRQITDLVLADARDMKRRLGYSDQEKFGEYVESIRTIERQMDKLSSLKDELDKMKLAEPSAAYIPRGEHIRLMGDLMVAALQSGLTNVATLMIGPERWDTPYLFEEVSKDPLSHHKMSHNPIEYARQLEQVDAFHMRQFAYLVERMDSIREVDGSTLLDNTLFTYGSGLGDGSTHQYDRLPIIIVGSGGGRIKTGRHLQCAEGTPLANLWLTQATALGLSRDRFADSTGVIPEILG; from the coding sequence ATGATGCACACACGCCGCTCCTTCCTCCGCTGCGCCACCGGTGCCACGCTCGCCCTGCCTTTCCTCGAAAGCCTCCAGGCCGCAACGGCCCGGCCTGCGCAAAGACTCGCGGTTTTTTATGTCCCCATCGGCGTGGTGCGGCGGAACTTTTACCCTGGCGAGCAAGCCCTCGGCCTCGTGGACTTCAATGACAAAGAAGGCCAGAAGAAGTATCGGGAAAAGTTCGCCATCCGTCCCCCCGGTTTTTATCCGCACACCTTCACTCCCACCTTGCAGCCTCTGGAAAAGATGGCCAGCAAGATTTCCCTCATCACCGGCCTTGGCCGCGTGTGGCAGGACTCCAGCGATCCTCATGAACAATGCGGCAGTTGTTTCCTCAGTAGCCTCGCGCCCAATGAGGACAAGACACGCAAGATGCCGCAGGGCCGCTCCCTGGACCACGTCGTGGCAGAAAAGATCGGCACCGAAACCCCCTTCCGTACGCTCGAATTCAGTTGCAACACCCACCACGATAACAAGGAGTCTATCCACTTTGATAACATCTCCTGGTATGGCCCGGACTACGTCGCCCCCAGCATGCGCGATCCGCGCCTCGCCTATCGCCGCATGTTCGGCACCCAGGGCGGCGACCCGCGCCAGATTACGGATCTCGTCCTCGCGGATGCCCGCGACATGAAACGCCGCCTCGGCTATTCCGATCAGGAAAAATTCGGCGAATACGTCGAATCCATCCGCACCATCGAGCGCCAGATGGACAAGCTTTCCAGCCTGAAGGATGAACTGGACAAAATGAAGCTGGCAGAGCCCAGCGCCGCCTACATCCCGCGCGGTGAGCACATCCGCCTCATGGGGGATCTCATGGTCGCCGCCCTCCAGAGCGGCCTAACCAACGTTGCTACGCTCATGATCGGCCCCGAGCGCTGGGACACCCCGTATCTTTTCGAAGAAGTGTCCAAAGACCCGCTCAGCCATCACAAGATGTCCCACAATCCCATCGAGTATGCCCGGCAGCTTGAGCAGGTGGACGCATTTCACATGCGCCAGTTTGCCTATCTGGTGGAAAGGATGGACTCCATCCGTGAGGTGGATGGCAGCACCCTGCTTGATAACACCCTCTTCACCTACGGCTCCGGCCTCGGCGACGGCTCCACCCACCAATACGACCGCCTCCCCATCATCATCGTCGGCAGCGGCGGTGGCCGGATCAAAACCGGCCGCCATCTCCAATGCGCCGAAGGCACTCCCCTGGCCAATCTCTGGCTCACCCAGGCCACCGCTCTCGGCCTTTCCCGCGACCGCTTCGCCGACAGCACCGGCGTCATCCCGGAGATTCTAGGTTAA
- the truB gene encoding tRNA pseudouridine(55) synthase TruB, which produces MKSDDSLNGVLLVDKDPDMTSHDVVAVARRCLNTKKIGHCGTLDPMATGMLILVIGSGTKLQDLLMSEDKEYIGSLRLGATTSTQDREGEILEEKPVPAFTDEQIREAFDAYRGDFYQTPPMVSAIKIDGVPLYKLARQGLEVERKPRFVRVYDYQLNNIAVPDVDFRVVCTKGFYVRTYAHDIGQKLGCGAHLTALRRSRSGHFKFEPGNHTTFSALKEGRREEVMSAMMSLYDVSKLRGA; this is translated from the coding sequence ATGAAGTCCGACGACTCGCTTAACGGTGTCCTTTTAGTGGACAAAGACCCTGACATGACCTCCCACGATGTGGTGGCGGTCGCCCGCCGCTGCCTCAATACCAAAAAGATCGGCCACTGCGGCACTCTGGATCCCATGGCCACCGGCATGCTTATCCTGGTCATCGGTTCCGGGACCAAGCTCCAGGACCTGCTCATGAGCGAGGACAAGGAATACATCGGCAGCCTCCGCCTCGGTGCCACCACCAGCACCCAGGACCGCGAAGGCGAGATCCTCGAAGAAAAGCCCGTCCCTGCCTTTACCGACGAGCAGATCCGTGAAGCCTTCGATGCCTACCGTGGCGATTTTTATCAGACCCCGCCCATGGTCAGCGCCATCAAGATCGACGGCGTCCCTCTTTATAAACTCGCCCGCCAGGGCCTGGAAGTGGAGCGCAAGCCACGCTTCGTCCGCGTCTATGATTATCAGCTCAACAACATAGCCGTGCCGGATGTGGACTTCCGCGTCGTCTGCACCAAAGGCTTCTACGTCCGCACCTATGCGCACGATATCGGCCAAAAGCTCGGCTGTGGTGCCCACCTCACCGCCCTGCGCCGCAGCCGCAGTGGTCACTTCAAATTTGAGCCTGGCAATCACACCACCTTCAGCGCGCTCAAAGAAGGACGCCGTGAGGAAGTCATGTCCGCCATGATGAGCCTGTACGATGTCTCCAAGCTCCGCGGAGCTTAA
- a CDS encoding DUF1592 domain-containing protein yields MLPLLRMARLFILLSTTVMAHAAFSAEPAASSILPMLQQHCIQCHGKDGKVKGKVDLRPLESANDGHPQPELLTKILKAVQDGDMPPEDEPPIRDEARQQLIAHLETWLADSIRTSSISPRTPVRRMNRFQYGNAVEDLLELKVELFALPERVVREYGEYFQPASGKMPDTLLAGNRPLGKSQLIAPRLEGVAPFPQDLRAEHGYDTRGDLITLSPLLMESFLTLSRSIVDSPNFGPKTSRKWNPLLAPPPAHKSADNELRKRIRLFLTRAFRRPVEKSVLERYVAHAQARLQAGASFTECMKDVIAAALVSPQFLYLYDGATTGDKPEPLDDYELASRLSFFLWGSLPDEELLAAAAAGTLRNPTQLTAQADRLMNDRRMKRFCDSFAGQWLKIEHALASEPKKKLFPDFYFSVRATSHMMLEPLLLFETVFVENRSIIDFIHSDFTYRSEALARFYRHEPQPLPLTLLMKPQEFHRVPVTSKRDGGVITNAAVLTMTSNATRTQPITRGAWLVGVIFNDPPPPPPADVPPLDEKDDHAGAKNLTLRQKLALHQERADCATCHARIDPYGFALENYDAVGRWREVYEQGQPIDSAGKLFNKRPFTSIEEFKDGLLAEKDRFTRAFASHLLAYALGREVTPADQAALDGIVTTTAADGYRLRTLMRQIVLSEPFQTKYNPATPPAR; encoded by the coding sequence ATGCTACCCCTCCTCCGCATGGCCCGTCTTTTCATCCTCCTTTCGACCACGGTCATGGCCCATGCCGCATTCTCTGCGGAGCCTGCCGCCAGTTCGATCCTGCCCATGCTTCAGCAGCATTGCATCCAATGCCACGGCAAGGATGGCAAGGTGAAAGGGAAAGTGGACCTGCGACCTTTGGAGTCAGCCAACGACGGACACCCACAGCCCGAACTGCTCACGAAAATCCTCAAAGCCGTCCAAGATGGCGACATGCCGCCGGAGGATGAACCCCCGATCCGAGACGAAGCCCGCCAGCAACTCATCGCTCATCTCGAGACCTGGCTGGCGGATAGCATCCGCACTAGCTCCATCTCCCCGCGCACTCCTGTGCGGCGGATGAACCGCTTTCAATACGGCAATGCCGTGGAGGATCTGCTCGAATTAAAAGTCGAGCTATTCGCCCTGCCGGAGCGCGTCGTTCGTGAGTATGGCGAATACTTTCAGCCCGCCTCCGGAAAAATGCCGGACACCTTGCTGGCGGGCAATCGTCCGTTAGGCAAATCCCAGCTCATCGCCCCCCGTCTCGAAGGCGTCGCCCCGTTCCCGCAGGATCTGCGCGCGGAGCATGGATATGATACACGGGGGGATCTCATCACGCTTTCCCCGCTGCTCATGGAGTCCTTCCTCACGCTCAGCCGCTCCATCGTGGACAGCCCGAATTTCGGACCCAAAACATCTCGAAAATGGAACCCATTGCTGGCCCCACCGCCTGCCCATAAATCAGCCGATAACGAATTGCGAAAACGCATCCGCCTGTTCCTCACCCGCGCCTTCCGCCGTCCGGTGGAAAAGTCCGTGCTGGAGCGTTACGTGGCCCATGCACAGGCCCGGCTGCAAGCAGGAGCCAGCTTCACCGAGTGCATGAAGGACGTCATCGCCGCCGCGCTCGTCTCACCCCAGTTTCTCTATCTCTACGATGGAGCCACCACCGGGGATAAGCCGGAGCCGCTGGATGATTACGAGCTAGCCTCCCGCCTCTCCTTTTTCCTCTGGGGCAGCCTGCCCGATGAAGAACTGCTGGCCGCCGCTGCCGCAGGCACACTGCGAAACCCCACCCAACTCACCGCCCAGGCCGACCGCCTGATGAATGACCGACGCATGAAACGCTTCTGCGACAGCTTTGCTGGCCAGTGGTTGAAAATCGAGCACGCCCTGGCCTCGGAACCGAAGAAAAAATTGTTTCCTGACTTCTACTTCTCCGTCCGCGCCACCAGCCACATGATGCTGGAGCCGCTGCTGCTTTTTGAGACGGTGTTCGTGGAGAACCGCAGCATCATTGACTTCATCCATTCGGATTTCACCTACCGCAGTGAGGCCCTCGCCCGCTTTTACCGGCACGAGCCGCAGCCCCTGCCGCTCACCCTTTTAATGAAACCGCAGGAGTTCCATCGCGTCCCCGTCACTAGCAAGCGCGATGGCGGCGTCATCACCAATGCCGCCGTGCTGACAATGACATCCAATGCCACGCGCACCCAGCCCATCACCCGCGGGGCGTGGCTCGTCGGCGTCATCTTCAATGATCCCCCACCGCCGCCTCCTGCCGATGTGCCACCGCTGGATGAAAAGGACGACCACGCCGGGGCTAAAAATCTCACGCTCCGCCAAAAGCTCGCCCTCCATCAGGAGCGCGCAGACTGCGCCACCTGCCATGCCCGGATCGACCCTTACGGCTTCGCCCTGGAAAACTACGATGCCGTCGGCCGCTGGCGCGAAGTTTACGAGCAAGGCCAGCCAATCGATTCTGCGGGCAAGCTCTTCAATAAACGCCCCTTCACCAGCATCGAAGAGTTCAAGGACGGACTCCTCGCTGAAAAGGACCGCTTCACCCGCGCCTTCGCCTCCCACCTGCTCGCTTATGCCCTGGGCCGTGAGGTCACCCCTGCCGATCAGGCCGCCCTGGATGGCATCGTCACCACCACTGCGGCGGATGGTTACCGCCTCCGCACCCTCATGCGGCAGATCGTTCTCAGCGAACCTTTTCAGACCAAGTACAATCCCGCCACACCGCCCGCCCGGTAA
- a CDS encoding IclR family transcriptional regulator, which yields MPSPTGAKTLALIDLLAKHPAGLSASEATRLSNITGNLVFRILKTLVEMGFAMQREDDKTYTLSNRLLDLSRPKVGDRSLVLCAHEAMRSLRDETGETAQLTIESGGKAMLLEQFRGTHALQVCGQIGMRVPLYSCAPGKAILAWWNQEKREEWFRGCTLKSFTRHTLSKRADLEQNLAQTRSKGFAVDLEEGIEGIRCIAAPILDEYGSPVAAITFIAPVSRMPDASLAPFGSRCMRAAQEIEKRLRL from the coding sequence ATGCCTTCCCCCACCGGGGCAAAGACGCTGGCGCTCATTGACCTGCTGGCAAAACACCCTGCCGGCCTTTCTGCATCGGAGGCGACGAGGCTTTCAAACATCACCGGCAACCTGGTGTTTCGCATTCTCAAGACTCTCGTCGAGATGGGCTTCGCCATGCAGCGGGAGGATGACAAAACTTATACCCTGTCCAACCGCCTGCTAGATCTCTCCCGGCCCAAGGTGGGAGACCGCAGCCTCGTCTTATGCGCTCATGAAGCAATGCGAAGCCTGCGCGATGAAACAGGTGAAACAGCCCAGCTCACCATCGAATCAGGCGGCAAAGCCATGCTGCTGGAGCAATTTCGCGGCACACACGCCTTGCAGGTCTGTGGCCAGATCGGCATGCGCGTACCTCTCTACTCCTGCGCCCCCGGAAAGGCCATCCTCGCCTGGTGGAATCAAGAGAAGCGTGAAGAATGGTTTCGCGGCTGCACTTTGAAAAGCTTCACCCGCCACACCCTCAGCAAGCGCGCCGATCTGGAGCAAAACCTGGCTCAGACCCGCTCAAAGGGCTTTGCCGTGGATCTCGAAGAAGGCATCGAGGGCATCCGCTGCATCGCCGCCCCCATCCTGGATGAATACGGTTCTCCCGTTGCCGCCATCACTTTCATCGCACCCGTCAGCCGTATGCCGGATGCCAGTCTCGCCCCATTTGGCTCTCGCTGCATGCGTGCGGCTCAGGAGATCGAAAAACGTCTCCGTCTGTGA